The window CGCTCGAGGGCTTCGACGTCAAGGTGGAGCGAGTCTTCTACGCCGACGGCCGGGAAGTGAAGCGGGAGCCGTTCCGCACCCACTACACGCCGCGTGACGAGATCGTCTGCGAGTGACGCACGGTCCGCATCACTCCTCCGAGTGGCGCATCCCGCCGTCCCCGGAACAATGGAACGCGGCCCTCATAACCTGTGGAGCACATGTCGTGCCGGGACGATGACGCGCGGTAGGTGATCTCGGTGCCCGTACCGCACAAGCGAGCCCTCGACGACGACCTGGCCATCGCACTCGTCGACCCGTCAGGCCGTATCGCTCTGTGGACTCCCGGGGCGCATGCCCTGACCGGCCACCCGCCGTCCGAAATCATCGGCCGTGATCTGTCGGTACTCGCCGACCGCCCCGCCGCGCACGGCAGCGAGCTCGTCGCTCGGCTGGTGGGGGCCGGTGGGGGTGTCCGCACGGACTGGCTGCGGTGCGGTGACGGCACCTGCCGCAGTGTCCGGTGGCGCGCCCTGCCGCTCCCACTCGCCGCCGGTACGAGAGTGCCTGGTACGGAAGCGCTCGGTACGGAAGCGCTCGGTACGGGAATGCTCGCCGTGGCCGGCCCTGGCGAGCAGCGGATCCAGCGATGCGATCCCGCCGCGGCCGACCTTCTCCTGCACTCCTCGCCGATCGGCCTGGCCGTCCTCGACAACGACCTGCGGTACCGCTTCATCAACGACGCCCTCGCCCGCCTCAACGGCCTGCCCGTCACCGCACACCTGGGCCGCAGCATCCTGGACGTCCTCGATCTGCCCGACCCCCAGGCGTACGAGGACATGCTGCGACGGGTGACCGACGGCGGCGAGACGATCGACAACCTGCACGTGGCCGCGATCAGACCCGACGGCACCGCGTACGCGGCCGTAGGCACTCTCTTCCCGCTCCGCGACGCCGATGGCCGCATCGTGGGCCAGGCCGGCGTGGTGCACGACCTGGGCGGCACGAGAGCGGAGCTGCTGGACACCGCGCGCAGCCAGCGCCGCCTGGAACTGCTCAGCCGGATCAGCGCCGCCCTCAGCCAGGGGCTGGACGTGGCAAGCGTCGCGACGAAGCTGTCGGCGGCCTGCGCCCCCGCATTCGCCCGGACCGTCACCGTCGACCTCCTCGCCAGCGCGGTGCCACGGTCCCCGGACGCCCCACCGCACTCACTGGCCGAGCAGGTCGAGCAGGCCGAGCAGGCCGACGCCATCGGCTCGGACGCACCTGCCGCCCCGCGGGTCCATCGGCTGAGCGCCTCCACCGACAGCGCCCCCGCGCAGCCGGAACGGGATCTGCCACGCCCCCTCGCGGCATCGATCCCCGTGAGCGAGTGCATCCTCTCGGCCGAGACAGTGGCCTCTCGCGTGCGTGTGCTCGGGGAGGGGGATGCGGACGAGGCCCGGGAACCACCGCACCACGCCCTCGCCGTACCGCTCCTGGCCGCCGGTCAGGTCCTGGGAGCGATCACCTTCTGCAGACCCGGCGGCTTCGATCCCGACGACGTACTCACCGCGCGTGACATCGCCGCCCGCACCGCGATGGCCCTCGACAACGCCCTGCTCTACCGGCGCGAAAGGCTGGCCACCCTGGCCCTCCAACGCCATCTGCTGCCCGCCCGCCTGCCCGACCTCCCCTGGGCCAGATCGGCACACCGCTACCTCCCCGCCGAGAACGGCACTTTGGCCGGCGGCGACTGGTACGACTGCGTGCGACTCCCCGGGGGCCGCGTCGGGCTGACGGTCGGTGACGTCATGGGGCACGGGCTGGGCGCGGCCGCGGCCATGGGCCGCTATCGCTCCTCCGCGCGCGCTCTGCTGGCCGTGGGCCTGGAACCCGGCCAGCTCCTCACCCGCCTGGACGGGCTGGACGACGGGACCGACAACGACCTCCCCGCGACCTGCGCCTGCGTCGTATACGACGCGGTCACCGGAGACCTCCGCCTCGCGCTGGCCGGCCACCCGCCGCCCCTGCTGATCCACCCGAACGGATCGGCGGACATACTGGCGGCCGACCCCGGCCCGCCCGTCGGCATGGGCCTCGACCACGTGTACGAGCACGCCCACCACCTCGTCCCACCGGGGAGCCTGCTCGTCCTCTACACCGACGGCATGATCGAGGACCGCAGCACGTTCCTCGACCTCGAGCAGGGAATCGGCCTGCTCCGCCGGGCGGTTCACCGCACCGAGACCTCCCTGGACGAGGTCTGCGACGCTCTGCTGACCGCACGCCCCACCAACTCGGCGGACGACGCCACCCTGTTCGTGACCCGCCTCACCCGCATCCAGCCCGTGACGGTGGCCGAATGACCGCTGCTCGGCGAGTGCCGACGCGCCTTCGCCCCGTCAGAGGGCCGGGCGCGCTTCCCGCGCCCGCAGCCGGTGCGCGAGCCGGCCGAGCAGCACGGCGTTGAACAGCCCGGCCAGGCCCGCAACGGCGGAGAACAGCACCGGGCTCAGCCAGGCGAGCGAGGAGGCCCACTCGACGGGTGTCGTCACCAGCAGGGCGAGGATGCTGAGCGGCGCCGTGGCCATGAGCGGCCAGATCCCCGCGAACCCCGGGTCCGGCGACAGGTACACGGCCCACAGGAAGAACCCCAGCGACGCCGCGACCAGGGCGAGGTATCCACGCGCGAGCCAGTTGTCCACCGCGGGCGCCAGCAGATCCCGAACCCGCCCCGGGCGGGGCCGCGCGGAACTCGCCCCGTCCGTCGCGGCGGACGCGGACCTCGTGACGAGGGCACCGAGCGCGGCGGCGTTCACGAGAGCGCACACGAGCAGCCATACGGCCCAGAAGCCGACGGCGAACACCTCGGCCGCCCCGCCGCCCTCGGTACCGGGACCGAAGGGGAGGACCACACCCGCGAAGGAGAGCGGCGCCGTGAGCATCATCGGGCTCTGGGCGAGGCCGCTGTCCGGGAAGAGGACCATGACCAGGACGCAGACGGCGACGACAGCCAGATAGCCCCGGGCGAGCCAGTTGTCCGTGGCGAGCGCGAGGAGCCGGCGCAGCCGCGGGAAGCGGCGCGGACGGGACGCATTCGGCGACGCGTTCGGCATCGGGGTTCCCTCGGGTCGGTCCGGATCGGTGTTCTCCACGGTGGACCGGAGGGCGCACTCGGGCATGAGTACGGGTACTCAAGGGCAGGGCGGCACAGGACCTACTTCAGCCGCCGAGCAGGGGCAGGGACAGGCCGCACCGGACGGGCTGTGCGTGAGCGGGGTCGAGGGCGTTGCTCACGAGTTGGGCGGCGTTGGTGTCGTACGCGAGCGACAGGTGGTCGGAGACGTCCTGCGGGCAGATCTCCTGGATCAGGATGTTCCGGACGGTCGCGCCCGGCCCGGCGGTCAGGAAGTTGTTCGGGTACGGGGTGGCGAACTCGTCGTACCGGGTGGCGATGACGGTGTAGTGGACCCCGGGCTGCGTGTCCCCGTCCCGGTCCAGCTTCTTGTTCATCTCGGAGCCGACCATCTGGTCCGACCACGCCTGGCCGACGGCGGCGGACACGGTCGGGTTGAGACCCAGCTTGGTGGTCAGGGTGCCGATGCCGGAGATGTTCCCGCCGTGGTTGGACGGAGCCAGGGCGATGAGACTGCGTACCTTGTTCCGTTCCGGATGCGCGGGGTTCGTGCCGCCCTCGAACCGCAGATACCAGCGGGGCGCCGGACCGCCGCCCTGGGAGTGCCCGACGAGGTCGACCTGGCGGGCGCCGGTGGCCTTGCGTACGCGGTCGACGTAAGCGGCGATCTGCCGGGCGGAGTCCGCGATGGGCCCGGTGGCCTTGAACGGACTACCCGGCGCCCCGCCGTAGTTGGGGGCGAACACGCAGTACCCCTGCCGCTTCAGCCACGGCGACAGCATGCTCCAGTTGATGTAGGCGTTGGCTGCGGACCCGTGCAGCAGCACGACCGGGCGCGGATGCTTGCGCGTGGGCCGGCAACTCCAGTCGTCGGCCCCGGCCGGCGGCGCGTCCGGGTGCAGGAGCCCTCCGGTCAACGCGGCGGGGGTGTCGAGGATCCGCCCCTGCGGTCGTACAGGCGCGGGTGGGCCGGATGCGGCGGCCACGCCCTGCAGCGCCATGGTCATCGACAGGCCGAGACCCGCACAGACCGCGGCCCACTTGCCGTACCGCCGGCTGGACCGTCCCCGGGAAACATTCCGGTACGACATCAGGCCACTCCTCGCCTCAGAGCCGGCCGAGCGCCGACCCGAAGATGATCGAGGAGCGGATCCCCGCAGCGTTCAACAGCCGCTCGCGGCACCTCTGATGGAGCAGATCGTTTTCATCCGTCCAGACCACGGCGTACCGGGGCTCGGGAAGGCGGAGCCGATCGAGGTACAGACCGCCCGGCTCGCCTCTGCCCGGACGGAGAGGACGCCCGGGCCTCGGGGGTAATGGTCATTCGTCTGGGTGGTGATTGGTCCCTGAGCGGCTTTCGTTGCGCTGAATGGGGGACGCGCCCTTTAGCGTGCGGGCGTGACGAACTCCATCGATGCCCCTCGTGAGGCAGAGCAGCCGTTTGTGTGCCCGGATGTGAGCGGGCTACGTGTGGTTGTCACGGGGGCAACGGGGTTCGTGGGCCGTCGGCTGTGTCGCCGGATTGTTGAGAGCGGTGGCCGGGTGACGGCGCTGGTGCGGCCGCAGTCCGATCGCGGAGTACTGGACGGCTGTCCGGTCGACGTCGCCGTAGTGGATCTGCTCACCGGTTCGGGGGTTGTGGAGGCTGTCTCGGGCGCGGATGTGGTGATTCATCTGGCGGCTGCGGTACGGGCCGCGTCACGGGCCGAGTTTCGACTGGCCAACACCGTGGCGACTGGCGTGCTGGCGGGTGTGTTGGCTTCCTCGGATGCGCCGCCGCGGCTGGTCGTGTGTTCGTCGCTGGCTGCGGCTGGTCCCGCGCCCGTGCCGGGGCGGGCACGGCGGGAGGAGGACCGGGCCGGTCCGGTGTCGTGGTACGGAGCCAGCAAGCTGGCCGGGGAGCAGGCGGCACGGCGGTTCGCCGGGCAGGTTCCGACCGTGATCGTGCGCCCCCCGATCGTGTACGGGCCGTCCGATGTGGCGTTCGTACCGAACCTCGCCGCGATGGCCCGTACAAGAGTGGCGGTGCGGCCCGGCCCGGCGACTCGCCTCTACTCGGTGCTGCACGTGGACGATCTGTGCGACGGGCTGATCGCCGCGGGCTTGCAGGGGCGTACCGCTGGTCCGAGCGAGTCCCACAGTGGCGTCTATCACCTGTGTGACGGGGTTGAGTACACCCTTGCTGATCTGGTGCGGACGGCTGGTGCGCTGCTGGGCTGCGGCAGGCCAC of the Streptomyces sp. T12 genome contains:
- a CDS encoding SCO4225 family membrane protein; amino-acid sequence: MPNASPNASRPRRFPRLRRLLALATDNWLARGYLAVVAVCVLVMVLFPDSGLAQSPMMLTAPLSFAGVVLPFGPGTEGGGAAEVFAVGFWAVWLLVCALVNAAALGALVTRSASAATDGASSARPRPGRVRDLLAPAVDNWLARGYLALVAASLGFFLWAVYLSPDPGFAGIWPLMATAPLSILALLVTTPVEWASSLAWLSPVLFSAVAGLAGLFNAVLLGRLAHRLRAREARPAL
- a CDS encoding triacylglycerol lipase yields the protein MSYRNVSRGRSSRRYGKWAAVCAGLGLSMTMALQGVAAASGPPAPVRPQGRILDTPAALTGGLLHPDAPPAGADDWSCRPTRKHPRPVVLLHGSAANAYINWSMLSPWLKRQGYCVFAPNYGGAPGSPFKATGPIADSARQIAAYVDRVRKATGARQVDLVGHSQGGGPAPRWYLRFEGGTNPAHPERNKVRSLIALAPSNHGGNISGIGTLTTKLGLNPTVSAAVGQAWSDQMVGSEMNKKLDRDGDTQPGVHYTVIATRYDEFATPYPNNFLTAGPGATVRNILIQEICPQDVSDHLSLAYDTNAAQLVSNALDPAHAQPVRCGLSLPLLGG
- a CDS encoding SpoIIE family protein phosphatase, with protein sequence MPVPHKRALDDDLAIALVDPSGRIALWTPGAHALTGHPPSEIIGRDLSVLADRPAAHGSELVARLVGAGGGVRTDWLRCGDGTCRSVRWRALPLPLAAGTRVPGTEALGTEALGTGMLAVAGPGEQRIQRCDPAAADLLLHSSPIGLAVLDNDLRYRFINDALARLNGLPVTAHLGRSILDVLDLPDPQAYEDMLRRVTDGGETIDNLHVAAIRPDGTAYAAVGTLFPLRDADGRIVGQAGVVHDLGGTRAELLDTARSQRRLELLSRISAALSQGLDVASVATKLSAACAPAFARTVTVDLLASAVPRSPDAPPHSLAEQVEQAEQADAIGSDAPAAPRVHRLSASTDSAPAQPERDLPRPLAASIPVSECILSAETVASRVRVLGEGDADEAREPPHHALAVPLLAAGQVLGAITFCRPGGFDPDDVLTARDIAARTAMALDNALLYRRERLATLALQRHLLPARLPDLPWARSAHRYLPAENGTLAGGDWYDCVRLPGGRVGLTVGDVMGHGLGAAAAMGRYRSSARALLAVGLEPGQLLTRLDGLDDGTDNDLPATCACVVYDAVTGDLRLALAGHPPPLLIHPNGSADILAADPGPPVGMGLDHVYEHAHHLVPPGSLLVLYTDGMIEDRSTFLDLEQGIGLLRRAVHRTETSLDEVCDALLTARPTNSADDATLFVTRLTRIQPVTVAE
- a CDS encoding NAD(P)-dependent oxidoreductase, with product MTNSIDAPREAEQPFVCPDVSGLRVVVTGATGFVGRRLCRRIVESGGRVTALVRPQSDRGVLDGCPVDVAVVDLLTGSGVVEAVSGADVVIHLAAAVRAASRAEFRLANTVATGVLAGVLASSDAPPRLVVCSSLAAAGPAPVPGRARREEDRAGPVSWYGASKLAGEQAARRFAGQVPTVIVRPPIVYGPSDVAFVPNLAAMARTRVAVRPGPATRLYSVLHVDDLCDGLIAAGLQGRTAGPSESHSGVYHLCDGVEYTLADLVRTAGALLGCGRPLVLPVPSAVVRAAGVVSEAFGRLRGGVPVFNRDKAREAAAGPWTATADRANRDFGFRARVGLEDGLREAFKEMLHG